A region from the Lysobacter sp. BMK333-48F3 genome encodes:
- a CDS encoding YceI family protein has product MSLIRRCVAVALILPSLAAVAPARAAGPETYGLDPVHTRVMFAVSHAGFSQAIGTVSGSRGRLSFDRADWRSARLEVEVPLTRLDLGDAKWNRAALAAKLLDGKRHPLARFVSERVEPDPADPDRAQVCGRLSLHGANRPLCLDVRLNALKRHPLPPFRRTAGFSASARLSRADYGIDAWKSAIGDEVELRIEAEAVRGAYLEPSAAEAVETPAFDPPADEPADPVPASQPSAATTEPEPRR; this is encoded by the coding sequence ATGTCTCTCATTCGCCGTTGCGTCGCCGTCGCGCTGATCCTGCCGTCGCTGGCGGCGGTCGCGCCCGCGCGGGCGGCCGGGCCGGAGACCTACGGCCTGGACCCGGTCCACACCCGGGTGATGTTCGCGGTGTCCCACGCCGGCTTCTCGCAGGCGATCGGCACGGTGTCCGGCAGCCGCGGCCGGTTGAGTTTCGACCGCGCCGACTGGCGCAGCGCCCGGCTCGAAGTCGAGGTGCCGCTGACCCGGCTCGACCTGGGCGACGCGAAATGGAACCGGGCCGCGCTGGCCGCCAAGCTGCTCGACGGCAAGCGCCATCCGCTGGCGCGGTTCGTCTCCGAACGGGTCGAGCCCGACCCGGCCGACCCCGACCGCGCCCAGGTCTGCGGCCGGCTCAGCCTGCACGGCGCGAACCGGCCGCTGTGCCTGGACGTGCGCCTCAACGCGCTCAAGCGCCACCCGCTGCCGCCGTTCCGCCGCACCGCCGGCTTCTCCGCCAGCGCGCGCCTGAGCCGCGCCGACTACGGCATCGACGCCTGGAAGTCGGCGATCGGCGACGAAGTCGAGCTGCGCATCGAGGCCGAAGCGGTGCGCGGCGCCTACCTCGAACCATCCGCGGCCGAGGCGGTCGAAACCCCGGCGTTCGATCCGCCCGCCGACGAGCCGGCCGACCCCGTCCCCGCTTCCCAACCCAGCGCCGCCACGACCGAACCGGAGCCACGCCGATGA
- a CDS encoding cytochrome b, translating to MTLKNTADRWGPISQLLHWAVVLLIAAIAIIGLTMVDMNNGPSKIKIYALHKSLGLTLLGLVALRLLWRLYAGTPSPVAGTPHWQERIASLTHWALYALMFALPISGWVFNSSSGYPLQYFGLFNLPKIAQRSEELSQLSRNLHEYGFWLLLALVLAHAGAAFYHHLFQNDATLVRMLPGRRRVAAPASHSLPETPDAP from the coding sequence ATGACCCTGAAGAACACCGCCGACCGCTGGGGCCCGATCAGCCAGTTGCTGCACTGGGCGGTCGTGCTGCTGATCGCGGCGATCGCGATCATCGGCCTGACCATGGTCGACATGAACAACGGCCCGTCCAAGATCAAGATCTACGCCCTGCACAAATCGCTCGGCCTGACCCTGCTGGGCCTGGTCGCGCTGCGCCTGCTGTGGCGCCTGTACGCCGGCACGCCAAGCCCGGTCGCGGGCACGCCGCACTGGCAGGAGCGGATCGCCTCGCTGACCCATTGGGCGCTGTACGCGCTGATGTTCGCCCTGCCGATCTCGGGCTGGGTGTTCAACTCGTCCTCGGGTTATCCGCTGCAGTACTTCGGCCTGTTCAACCTGCCCAAGATCGCCCAACGCAGCGAAGAACTGTCCCAGCTCAGCCGCAATCTGCACGAGTACGGCTTCTGGCTGTTGCTGGCGCTGGTGCTGGCGCACGCCGGCGCGGCCTTCTACCACCATCTGTTCCAGAACGACGCCACCCTGGTCCGCATGCTGCCGGGCCGCCGCCGCGTCGCCGCCCCCGCTTCCCATTCCCTTCCGGAGACCCCCGATGCGCCTTAA
- a CDS encoding YceI family protein, with translation MRLKSLALASLLSAAAAPALAADYVSQPGSTLIFATQYQGETFAGSFPGFTARLSFDPAQLAASKLDVVIPLAGANSKNAERDDTLKGADFFNIAKFPQARFTATKFRSLGGNNYAADGSLSLRGATKPVTLTFTWTAGAKPVLAGKATVKRLDYNVGGGDWADTSIIPNEVAVSTKVTFAPAK, from the coding sequence ATGCGCCTTAAGTCCCTGGCCCTGGCCAGCCTGCTGTCCGCCGCCGCCGCGCCCGCCCTCGCCGCCGATTACGTCTCGCAGCCGGGCTCGACCCTGATCTTCGCCACCCAGTACCAGGGCGAGACCTTCGCCGGCAGCTTCCCCGGCTTCACCGCGCGGCTGAGCTTCGACCCGGCCCAACTGGCCGCGTCCAAGCTCGACGTGGTGATCCCGCTGGCCGGCGCCAACTCCAAGAACGCCGAGCGCGACGACACCCTCAAGGGCGCGGACTTCTTCAACATCGCCAAGTTCCCGCAGGCGCGCTTCACTGCGACCAAATTCCGCAGCCTGGGCGGCAACAACTACGCCGCCGACGGCAGCCTGAGCCTGCGCGGCGCGACCAAGCCGGTGACCCTGACCTTCACCTGGACCGCCGGCGCCAAACCGGTACTGGCCGGCAAGGCCACGGTCAAGCGCCTGGACTACAACGTCGGCGGCGGCGACTGGGCCGACACCTCGATCATCCCCAACGAAGTCGCGGTCAGCACCAAGGTGACGTTCGCGCCGGCGAAGTAA
- a CDS encoding glutaredoxin family protein, with product MPETAPAALILFQRDDCHLCDLALEVLAQARAPEFDSVFIDEDEALESRYGVRVPVLRDPGRGRELDWPFDAATLSAWLAGA from the coding sequence ATGCCCGAGACCGCCCCTGCTGCGCTGATCCTGTTCCAGCGCGACGACTGCCACCTGTGCGATCTGGCGCTGGAGGTGCTGGCGCAGGCGCGGGCGCCGGAGTTCGACAGCGTCTTCATCGACGAGGACGAGGCGCTGGAGTCGCGCTATGGAGTGCGGGTGCCGGTGTTGCGCGACCCGGGGCGCGGGCGCGAGTTGGACTGGCCGTTCGATGCGGCGACGTTGTCGGCCTGGTTGGCGGGCGCCTAG
- a CDS encoding L-serine ammonia-lyase, which translates to MAVSSFDLFKIGIGPSSSHTVGPMRAAARFIERWLIEGCGTGEAGADLARTARVRAEVFGSLALTGRGHGTDKAVLMGLEGHWPNQIDPDIIPAALERIRTTKRIRLFGRHEIGFDEKHDLIMNKRQKLPFHTNGMRFTAYDADGGVIATRDYYSVGGGFVVNQDEAAEDRIVADTTDLPYPFHSGDELLAQCQRSGLSIAELMMANERVWRSDEAINAGLDEIWNAMQSCVSRGIRETGTLPGGLHVSRRAPALHAELSAKPEAAMRDPLTVLDWVNLYALAVNEENAAGGRVVTAPTNGAAGIIPAVLHYYDRFCPGANLQGVRNFLLTAAAVGILYKENASISGAEVGCQGEVGVACSMAAAGLVGALGGTPSQVENAAEIGMEHNLGLTCDPIGGLVQIPCIERNAMGAVKAINAYRMAMRGDGKHKVSLDKVIKTMRDTGRDMQDKYKETSRGGLAVNVIEC; encoded by the coding sequence GTGGCAGTCAGCAGTTTCGACCTGTTCAAGATCGGCATCGGTCCGAGTTCCTCGCACACCGTCGGCCCGATGCGCGCCGCCGCGCGTTTCATCGAGCGCTGGCTGATCGAAGGCTGCGGCACCGGCGAAGCCGGCGCCGACCTGGCCCGCACCGCGCGCGTGCGCGCCGAGGTGTTCGGCTCGCTGGCCCTGACCGGCCGCGGCCACGGCACCGACAAGGCGGTGCTGATGGGGCTGGAAGGCCACTGGCCGAACCAGATCGACCCGGACATCATCCCGGCCGCGCTGGAACGCATCCGCACCACCAAGCGCATCCGTTTGTTCGGGCGCCACGAGATCGGCTTCGACGAAAAGCACGACCTCATCATGAACAAGCGCCAGAAGCTGCCGTTCCACACCAACGGCATGCGCTTCACCGCCTACGACGCCGACGGCGGCGTCATCGCCACCCGCGACTACTACTCGGTCGGCGGCGGCTTCGTGGTCAACCAGGACGAAGCGGCCGAAGACCGCATCGTCGCCGACACCACCGACCTGCCCTATCCGTTCCATTCCGGCGACGAGCTGCTGGCGCAGTGCCAGCGCAGCGGCCTGTCGATCGCCGAACTGATGATGGCCAACGAACGGGTCTGGCGCAGCGACGAAGCGATCAACGCCGGCCTGGACGAGATCTGGAACGCGATGCAGTCCTGCGTCAGCCGCGGCATCCGCGAGACCGGCACCCTGCCCGGCGGTCTGCACGTCTCGCGCCGCGCGCCGGCTCTGCACGCCGAACTGTCGGCCAAGCCCGAGGCGGCGATGCGCGACCCGCTGACCGTGCTCGACTGGGTCAACCTGTACGCGCTGGCGGTGAACGAAGAGAACGCCGCCGGCGGCCGCGTGGTCACCGCGCCGACCAACGGCGCGGCCGGGATCATCCCGGCGGTGCTGCACTACTACGACCGTTTCTGCCCCGGCGCCAACCTGCAGGGCGTGCGCAACTTCCTCCTGACCGCGGCCGCGGTCGGCATCCTGTATAAGGAAAACGCCTCGATCAGCGGCGCCGAAGTCGGCTGCCAGGGCGAAGTCGGCGTGGCCTGCTCGATGGCCGCCGCCGGCCTGGTCGGCGCGCTCGGCGGCACCCCGAGCCAGGTCGAGAACGCGGCCGAGATCGGCATGGAGCACAACCTCGGCCTGACCTGCGACCCGATCGGCGGCCTGGTCCAGATCCCCTGCATCGAGCGCAACGCGATGGGCGCGGTCAAGGCGATCAACGCCTACCGCATGGCCATGCGCGGCGACGGCAAGCACAAGGTCAGCCTGGACAAGGTGATCAAGACCATGCGCGACACCGGCCGCGACATGCAGGACAAGTACAAGGAAACCTCGCGCGGCGGCCTGGCGGTCAACGTCATCGAGTGCTGA
- a CDS encoding alpha/beta fold hydrolase, which produces MNPLRCLVLPGMDGSGAWLDEFAAAMAPRLPVEILAYPPQRALGYDELVDFVRPHLPQAEPYLLLGESFSGPIAIRLAAQRPPGLAGLVLCASFASAPSLPGSPLSTRTLARLATALPLQYLPAALAAPLLLGRWRTPERIERLQGLLHSVAPAVLHHRLREASRVDAEAALAAIAGPLLYLRAERDRLVSADSLARIRTRVPSLSEVALDAPHFLLQVRAAAAAQAICAWAAALPTRA; this is translated from the coding sequence GTGAATCCGTTGCGCTGCCTGGTCCTGCCCGGCATGGACGGCAGCGGCGCCTGGCTGGACGAATTCGCCGCGGCGATGGCGCCGCGGCTGCCGGTGGAGATCCTGGCCTACCCGCCGCAGCGCGCGCTCGGCTACGACGAACTGGTCGACTTCGTGCGACCGCACTTGCCGCAGGCTGAGCCCTATCTGCTGCTCGGCGAGTCCTTTTCCGGCCCGATCGCGATCCGTCTCGCCGCGCAACGCCCGCCCGGGCTCGCCGGACTGGTGCTGTGCGCCAGCTTCGCCAGCGCGCCGAGCTTGCCCGGGTCGCCGTTGTCGACGCGAACCCTGGCTCGCCTCGCCACCGCCTTGCCGCTGCAGTACCTGCCGGCCGCGCTCGCGGCGCCGCTGCTGCTCGGCCGCTGGCGCACGCCGGAGCGGATCGAGCGCCTGCAGGGCTTGCTGCACTCGGTCGCCCCGGCGGTGCTGCACCATCGCCTGCGCGAGGCCAGCCGCGTCGATGCCGAAGCGGCTCTCGCCGCGATCGCTGGCCCGCTGCTGTACCTGCGCGCCGAGCGCGACCGGCTGGTGTCCGCCGACAGCCTGGCCCGGATTCGCACCCGCGTCCCTTCCCTGAGCGAGGTCGCGCTCGACGCTCCGCATTTCCTGTTGCAGGTGCGGGCGGCCGCCGCCGCGCAGGCGATCTGCGCCTGGGCCGCGGCGCTGCCGACGCGAGCCTGA